The following proteins are encoded in a genomic region of Glycine soja cultivar W05 chromosome 17, ASM419377v2, whole genome shotgun sequence:
- the LOC114392780 gene encoding probable xyloglucan endotransglucosylase/hydrolase protein 6 codes for MAMFYQFRNAGVFFFLCVLLLSGVCVLGRPATFLQDFHVTWSDSHIRQFDQGRAIQLRLDQSSGCGFASKVKYMFGRVSMKIKLVPGDSAGTVTAFYLNSDTNYVRDELDFEFLGNRTGQPYTVQTNIYAHGKGDREQRVNLWFDPAADFHTYSILWNHHHIVFYVDDFPIRVYKNNEARGIPYPKMQAMGVYSTLWEADNWATRGGLEKIDWSKAPFYAYYKDFDIEGCAMPGPANCASNPSNWWEGAAYQALNSIEARRYRWVRVNHVIYDYCKDKSRFPVTPPECLAGI; via the exons ATGGCAATGTTTTACCAATTTAGGAATGCTGgtgtcttttttttcctttgtgttCTTCTCTTATCTGGTGTGTGTGTTTTGGGTCGACCAGCCACTTTTCTACAAGACTTTCATGTCACGTGGTCTGACTCCCACATCAGGCAATTTGATCAAGGCAGGGCAATCCAACTCAGACTTGACCAAAGCTCTG GATGTGGGTTTGCTTCCAAGGTGAAGTACATGTTTGGGCGTGTTAGCATGAAGATCAAACTCGTCCCTGGAGACTCTGCTGGCACAGTCACTGCATTTTAT TTGAACTCTGACACGAATTATGTTCGTGACGAGCTTGATTTCGAGTTCTTGGGGAACCGTACTGGGCAACCTTACACAGTTCAAACAAACATCTACGCTCATGGAAAGGGTGACAGAGAACAGAGGGTCAACCTCTGGTTTGACCCTGCTGCGGACTTCCACACCTATTCAATTCTCTGGAACCATCACCATATTGT ATTCTACGTGGATGATTTTCCAATCAGAGTATACAAGAACAACGAGGCCAGGGGGATTCCATACCCAAAGATGCAAGCAATGGGAGTGTATTCAACATTATGGGAAGCAGATAACTGGGCCACAAGGGGTGGATTGGAGAAAATAGATTGGAGCAAAGCACCATTCTATGCTTACTACAAGGACTTCGACATTGAAGGATGTGCAATGCCAGGACCTGCAAACTGTGCCTCCAACCCAAGTAACTGGTGGGAAGGGGCTGCATACCAAGCCCTTAACTCCATTGAAGCAAGAAGGTACAGGTGGGTTCGTGTGAACCATGTCATCTATGACTATTGTAAGGATAAGTCAAGGTTCCCAGTGACCCCACCAGAGTGCCTTGCTggcatttaa
- the LOC114393994 gene encoding homeobox-leucine zipper protein HAT22-like codes for MMGLDQDASSNSGLHLILGLALTATTTTTPSLPSISNKLDHVDHHHHLITLRPTTKSPYNSSEAEPSLTLGLSRESYLKVPKNIIGQNSNNKVSSCDDPLDHLSTQTNSPHHSAVSSFSSGRVKRERDLSCEEVVDATEIDQRDHSCEGIVRATDEDEDGTAARKKLRLSKEQSALLEESFKQHSTLNPKQKQALAKQLNLRPRQVEVWFQNRRARTKLKQTEVDCEFLKKCCETLTDENRRLQKELQELKALKLAQPLYMPMPAATLTMCPSCERLGGGINGGGGGSPKTPFSMAPKPHFFNPFANPSAAC; via the exons ATGATGGGTCTTGATCAAGATGCTAGCAGCAACTCTGGCCTTCATCTTATTCTAGGGTTAGCTTTGactgccaccaccaccactactCCATCACTACCATCCATTTCCAACAAGCTTGATCATGTTGATCATCATCACCATCTTATAACTCTTAGACCAACAACAAAGTCACCCTATAATTCCTCTGAGGCTGAACCATCATTAACGTTGGGCTTGTCCCGTGAGAGTTACCTCAAAGTACCCAAAAACATCATAGGACAAAACAGCAACAACAAAGTCTCGTCTTGTGATGACCCTCTTGATCACTTGTCCACACAGACTAATTCACCTCATCACAGTGCTGTTTCCTCCTTCTCCAGTGGCAGGGTCAAGAGGGAGAGGGATCTCAGTTGCGAAGAAGTTGTGGATGCAACAGAGATTGATCAGAGGGACCATAGCTGTGAAGGAATAGTAAGAGCCACTGACGAAGACGAAGACGGCACCGCCGCCAGAAAGAAACTTAGGCTTAGTAAAGAACAATCTGCTTTGCTAGAAGAAAGCTTCAAACAACATAGCACCCTCAATCCT AAACAGAAGCAAGCTTTGGCGAAGCAGTTGAATCTTAGGCCACGACAAGTTGAGGTGTGGTTCCAGAACAGGAGAGCcag AACAAAGCTGAAGCAGACAGAGGTGGACTGCGAGTTCCTAAAGAAATGTTGTGAGACATTAACAGACGAAAACAGACGGTTACAGAAGGAGCTTCAAGAGCTTAAAGCACTGAAACTGGCTCAGCCTCTGTACATGCCTATGCCTGCGGCAACACTCACCATGTGCCCCTCTTGTGAGAGGCTCGGCGGCGGCATCAACGGTGGCGGCGGCGGTTCCCCTAAGACACCATTCTCCATGGCTCCTAAGCCTCACTTCTTCAACCCCTTCGCCAACCCTTCTGCAGCATGTTGA